The Lactuca sativa cultivar Salinas chromosome 2, Lsat_Salinas_v11, whole genome shotgun sequence genome includes the window CTGGTGAGTACGCTCATCGTAATGCATGGTTCATGCTTCAAAAACTTATACATAATGTTGCGACAggttgtacgtggggcgtactcccgaGAAGTCCCCATTTTTTCTGCTTTGTCGAGTTGTACCGTGTGCATAGATGggtagtacgcagggcgtacaagtTGGTATGTAGGACATAGGCTTCTTGGGCCCTCTTGAATTTGCGCCACCTTTTTGGACTCTAGGGTTGTGGACCTTTTGGACTTGGTCTTGTATTGAACCTTATGACTCTCTATTTGGgcttgggccattagtgggcctagtTTGGGCTTGGGCTATTATTAGGTCTCGTGATTTATGAGCTTGACCTTAAGAATATAACTTAGGTTGGTATTGATTGTGTTTAGTATGAGGAGCCGTTATATACCAGACTTGGAAGCAAGATTTGCTATCTTTTGTTTGAGGTGAGTCCACTCACTGTacctgtgggtcgaaggcaccaatgttggcccactaggataggttatgctagttgtctttgtgactcttgcatggtatgttgggctaggcccattgtatgACAGGGTAGGCCTATTTGTATGTTGGGCTAGCCCATGGATCAGGAAGGGCTAGGTCCATTGTATGTTAGGTAGGGTTCTAGCTGTCTTTATGACGATTGCATTTGTATGTAGGGTTGGGACCATTGTATGACAGGCTAGGCCCAATTTGAAAGGCTAGGCCcaatgatatgtatgatatgtggtatttgggaacacactaagctttgtgcttacggttttatggttatggtttagGTACCTCTGGTTTGAAAGAGAATGGctcggcttgatcgcaacgcatccatCCATGTTTCACAACTTGATGATTTTGGAATTGTACTTTGGTAactgttttattatgatatatttttgAATGTTTGGAAAATGATACTTGGTGTTTTTGgttgaatttaaaaaaatgaaatttttatcgtATAATTTTTTGGTCATTACATGTTTGCATCATCAAACTTTCTTTCAAGTTGGAAAAGTTTTGACAAACTAAGTTTAATTTTGCAATTTTTAACCATTCATCTTAATTCTTGTTTGGACTTGCAAGCTAGTTCGAGTTGTAAACGAACCGAACGAACAATAATAGAGGCTTGTTCGTGTTTGTTCATTTAACTTTAACCGAACaacaaacgaacatgaacaacTAAATGAACATACTTTTAtgtttgtgtttatttatgtttgttcgtttaagttgataaatgaacataaacaaacacaaacgaacataaacaaacacAACGTCAAATGAACTTAAACGAACATATATGAACAAACACAAACAAACTTAGacgaacataaataaacaaccaTGAACTTAAAAGAGTTCGATCGTCTTGTCAGAGATGGAGACGGCGTGTGATTAAGTAAACCCTAACTAGACAGACACGAAGTTGTTTGAAAATAGAACGAGGGAACGATGATTTAGGAGAGACTGGCTCACTTAATCAATATTAGACAATTAGTAGCTTTCCTCTTTTAGCtttctttttactctctctctctctctctctctctctatatatatatatatatatatatatatatatatatatatatatatatatatatatatatatatatataggtaaaatcaaataatcataaacaaacaaacataaaagAACATAAATGAACGAACGTAAACGAACAATCGAGAGCATTGTTCATATTCGTTCGTGTAACTAAACGAACCATATATCTTGTTCATGTTCTTTCGTTTATTGAATAAACAAACATAAACCAACTTCCCACCGAATGATTCATGAACTATTCGCTGAAAGTTCGGTTTTATGAATGAGTATAATATAGAATATACACAGGCACACAGCGATCATTTCATTTAAGACTAACTACTAACTGATATTATCTGGCCAATAGTTGCTAGCTAGCTAATAAAAGCACAATCATTGATATATATAGTTGAACAACTCCGGTGGTGTTTACTGAACTTTTGCGCCGAAACGTTACACCAATATTTCATTTTCCTTCACTTCCGCCATAACTTTAGTAAACTGTTGCATGTGAAGCAGGCCCAATGTAGCCCGTGCAATTTTATCAAGTCGGTCCAATCAGTTCCATAGCTACAACCCATTAAGTACCTTTCATCCTTTTATATCTGGAATtcctataataaaaaataatacaacGTTTAATTAACCATTCCTGTTGGATCTCCAAGTAACTAAATTAACCACCAATAACACGGTCCAAGAACTCACCAAACACTTGTAGCTCTTGTTGCATCTAAATTATTTTTGAAGGACCAGCTTAGATCAGAGTCTGAATTCATAGGCCATGTAATTGGAAGCATCAACTTCCTATTCATAATTTCAAAACAATAAGTTATGTTATTAAAACAGAAATTTATCTAAACCCAACCATATATTAAGATCGAAGTCCAtacaaacatcaaaatgcaattcaAACATACCCATCAACGTGCTTTTCCATGCAGCGGTTCATCATATTGACAGTATAATTCCCATATACTTTTTCCATTAATATCTTTGCCAGTTGTTCAATCTTGGTGGCTGGCAAAACATCCCAAATCTTTATCACCTGAATGCAAAGTGAATTTTGTACTACAATATCTACAGCCCAAATCAAACACAAGTCTGGTGTTACATTGTACGACTCCAGATTATGCATACATGTTCCTGGTATGTTCACTTTATGGTTTCCATCTTTTCGCCAGCCACTCAAAAGTTGAACTAGAAGAGTAACCACTTCCTTACAAATAGTCAGTGAATCCCGCAATTGTCTCCAAGAACTTGTCATTAAACCTTACCTAACATAAGCCAAGAAAACATCTTTACTAAGTTTGAGAACAATTTGTGAAAATGAGCAAACCACAAAAGTGTATTCTTGGTAATAATAGTATCAAGCATCCAAAATACCTGCCATTTTACCCCATTAAAAAGAAATGAATCCTTATGGAATAAGTTATTAAACTGACGAAGCTCAACTAAAGCAAACATGGCAGCTTGAGCCAAGTTTTTGTCTTCACTAGCATTGTAAAAACGGCCACGGTCTTTAGCATTAACAACTATATACTTCCAAATAGAGCCACTATTCATCAAAGTCGATCCATTTCCCAAAATCCACAAGCAATATCTGTATATAGAACAAATGGGATAAACAAAAAGGCCATTCAACAATAACAAAAAAGAACAAACAAAGTCGAACAAGATCAGTTAATTTGCTTGTTACCTAGCTCTAGTTAATGCCACATTAGTTCTTCGATGATCTGAAAGAAAACCAACAGACGCTCTACTGTTACATCTCACTGTGGATATAATAATTACATCCTCTTCACTCCCTTGAAAGCCATCAATGGATTGGACATTCACAGAGAAGTAATCTTCAGAATCCATATACTTATTGCCAAGTTTATCCTGTATTGCATTTACCTGAGCCTTGTATGGTGATATGCAACCAACACTTACCCTTTGTTTTCTTGAAACAGATTCTGTGATGATAGCAATAAAAGTTCAATCATTAACTTTGAATGAGAGATCTAGATAAGGAAAAGAGAGAAACTATTACCTTTATAGAGATTTGAAATGATTTCAGCCACAATAGCCGCTTCCATGAGATTTCTCATGCTATGACTCTTATCAAACTCCTCTCgaccagaacttacatttataaaAGAGTACGACCCATATATACTTCCTTGGAGAAAACGCTTCCCATAACCACTGCTCTTGACATTCACACCATCGAAGATTTGTTTGTCATAGAATTCCCTATTTGGAAACTGGCTTATGGATGGATGCATCCTGTATTGAACATTAAGAAGGTGCTTCTTATGCCCTAGGGATACAAGTCTCTCGAATAAGCTCCTTCCGAATCCAGCCTCCTCactaatctataaacacaatgcaAAAACTTATTAAGAGGTTAATTAGCACACACTAACACGTAAATATACAGAGCATATAACAATGTTGAACCTTGCTTTGAACTGTGGCTGGGAGTTGTCTTTCATCCCCAACTAGAATAACATGTTTAAGACCTCGAAGCTGCAAAGGTATAAGAGATTCACATTCCTTTAGCTGAGCAGCCTCATCAATGACAAGAAACTCCAAAGGTTTTGTCCTGCCATAACTCAAGTTGATGGAGCTCGATGCTGTGGAAAATACCAAACAGGCATTCGCCAAacaaaattttttaattttataatctTTCTCAAATTTTGGAAAACGAAGTGTGCTTCGAAGGTATACGAGTATCTCAAGGCATGACATTATACAACGATCTAAACTAACAATTACTCCTGTGCTGGAATCATATAATCGATTTAAGTCTTCACAAATAACTGTTTGTGTCATTAGTTCTTCAAGAACTTTAAGAGAATGAACAAGTACATTCATTTGTTTAGCTGCCTCAGCCGAAATGACAGATGTTGGCATATGCGTGTACAAGCTTTCAATACAAGATATAAGACGATTTCCATAGAAGCTGAACTCCTTCATCACAAACTGCTCAAAAGGCATAACATTTTGCTTTTCTGTTGAGCAAAAGTGGTACTTCTTTTGAGGATCCTCAAGGAAACTAATCATCCACTCACTGATATCTTTCCATTCTCTCAAACTATCAGCAAGAATCTTGACACGGAATTCTAAGAATACATTTGAAAGGTCTTTGCAATCGTCTATCTTCATTCTTTCTCCACCAAATAAAACTATATCTCCTAAACCATAAGTACCAAATGGCAATGAATCCTTCACCAAGCTCAAAACTCTTTTGGTAACTCCTACAACTGCAATATTCGTAGGAGCACAAGTCAGGGTTCTGCATTTCATGCTCAGCAACATAAACAATAACCAACCAATAGTATTTGTCTTTCCAGTCCCTGGAGGTCCCCATATTAAGCTTAATGTTTTTTGGTGACTGCATTCTCTTGTAGCAATGCAGCTCAAAACAGCAGCTTCTTGGGAACTATTAAGCTGAAATGATTTGAGAGCTTCTCTCATCTTTGATAAAGTCATGTCTCGAGTTGTATCGATTGAACATTCAGCACAATCTTCTTCAATCTGTTAGAAATAGTGATCGAGGGTTCAAGTTTCCAAAGAGAATCATAATTTTGTTTGACATATGAAAGATGTATGTTAATCTTACAGAATATATTATACCATCATGTATGAAGTAATAAATTGAGATGACATATGTATCAATTAAGGATGTAAAGGATGTAGATGCTACTTACATACGTAATTTCAAAGAGATTCAAATCAATTTCTTTGGGTCACATCAAACCTAATGCTCTGTGAAAGAAAATTATGTACAGGATGCCTGCAAGTGAATTAGCATATGAGAAGATTGACCAGTTCAGTATTGGAATGATGAACTAATTTATCTCCGATCTTCCACCTTTAAAATCAACAAAAGCATTCTGAAACTATTTGAGATATATACGAAAATGAAGATATTTACCATTCGGTTCTTGATGTGAACATTATTTAATGGTTGATTAATCAGGATCTTctctaaatcatcttctttgagTAAATTTAATAGAACTACTTTGGCAGGTAGCTCTAATATAGTAGCACATCCAAATTGAATAGCTAAATCACTAATATCTAATCGATTCCTACAACTCATCACAAAATTGATTATTCAATGTTTGATCTGATACATGATACATATCAATTGCATAAAAAGCACGATGATGATATAGAAAACAAAAGAGATGAAGAACATACTTGATGCCAATTCCGTTCTAAATCACATTGAAATATCTAATGTAAGCCTTCTTAGACATCCCACTCAGCTTTATTAGGTGTGACGATCAAGTAGAACTTGCTTTCGATGGTAAATGAGCAAATTCGTAATGAACAAAATCGTAGTAAGAGAATACAACTTCCGATTCCGATATTGAATGAGCCAAATTGAAGATCGACGTGCTTCAATTCCTTAAGCCCTAACTTACTTGCAATATCCGAAAGAGAAAACAAATTGGCTTCTGTAATTGTTGTTGTGAATAGAAgaagataaaaagaaaaaaaaaatcttttaaatcTATGGAGACGGAATGTCGTCTCTATAGGTTTTCACAAACCCGCCAAAGTTCCCGCATAACCTATTGAGACGAGAAGTTGCCTCTATAAATTAACTGCTCAAGAAAATTTGCTCAActctatagagacgacatgtcgtcccTATAGGTGCACTATAGCAACGACATTTGTTGTCCCTATAGGTTGCGTCTCTATAGATGCTTATTCTTGTGGTGAATGTTGCATCCTAGGATCCATATTACATTATTACTTAATGTTAGAAACTTGTTTTTTAGGTGCAATGTGGTATAAGGTTTACTTGCGTGCTAAACTGCATAAGGTATGACTTAATGGTTTAAGCGTTTCTTTTTTCATCcttttgatattaattttttaactTTTACAACTCAAAGTTGATTGAACTTTCTATCACGTACAGATATAGGTTTTTGTTGAAACAGGGGAAAGATGAGCTAATAACTTTTATGATCTGTAAGTGTaactttatacttttatgtgtgTATAATTCCTTCAATCATATTTTCATCTATTTTGTTGAAGCttttatgattttgatgtgtAAATTGCTTTCCAGATTGCAAGAACTTATGTCATTCCATATGTAAAACATCAAATTGGATGTTAAATTTCTcctgaaaaaaatataaataatgctTATTGTTAATCTGACTTGATTTGTTATTGGCTTTTACAGCATATGAAAAACTATAAAGATCttcacatgaagatgaaaaaAGATGCTTTTCTCTTTGTTCATTTATTCTGCCATAAAACATATGCTTACCACTTTGAGGTAGGCATactaaacttgttttttttttaatgatgaGTGTGAGGGCATTAACGTCTTTTACACAGCGAGTCTTTGTCACTTTTTGTTTCACCTTTTTCTCCAGTTGACATCGATACCAATGTTGTGTTTCTTTTTTATACTAAATTAatgagactaaatgaccattttacccttacattccaaATAAACAAATTTCACAGGATGTGAGTGAAGATGATTGGATGACTAGGTACTTTTTCAGTGGAGGTACAATGCCTTCAGCAAATCTTCTCCTTTACTTTCAGGTTATCTCTCAAAAtccattcttttctttcttagtaaAATACCCAAATACCCTTGTTAAGACAATAATATTTAAATACACAAGGCTTCACAGATGTTTAATTATTTGTGTAGGATGACGTTTTTGTAGTTGACCACTGGCTTGTGAATGGAAAACATTATGCACAACAAGGTACACAAAGAATGTGCCTATTTTCTTTCACTTAAGCCAGCATTAGTTTCAAATCTTACATTTTAGTCCCTTTAGTTTGTGAGATGGTTTTGTTTATGATATTAGTGAAGAGTGGCTAAAGAGAATGGATAAAAACATGGCATCAAATGGACAGTTTATTGGAGAACATTCTTCATTTCAGTTGCTGAATTATTTTTTTTCAGGTTAATTTCAGTTGCTTCTGATCTTTTTAAATCATATGCTTCTTACATGAAGTCTACTTTTTGGATGATTGGCTTTGTCATGCTACTCATTTAGTTAGGGTAAAGGGTAAATACAAAAGATATCATATCTAAATTTTTATCAATTTGTGTGGTTTTGGAGGTATAAAACAAGCATCAGGTGACAAGATTGCGCTTGTATGGGATGCCGGtatttttatgtttgattttgttaattagtttctaattattTGTCAATTctaggattttttttctttttttccttgTTATAGTTCCTTAATTTATAAAACATCAgtttattgttggttttatgttatgcttcaaaattttggttttatgttataatggtgttttttcaATTGCAGATGGAAAAAAGGGTGTGAGAAAATGGGAAATTTTCAAAAGTTTATGGTTTCAGCTCTTAATGTTTTTTGCAGTTAAATTTACTCCTTTAGTTAtattgtgattgtgaaaatttgaaattatagAGAAAGAAGAGCAAGCTGTATAACCTATGGGCGTAGCTATAGAGACGACACGTCGTCTCTATAGATGCATCTATAGAGAAGACAAGTCGTTCCTACAGATGCATCTATGGAAACGACATGTCGTTCTATATATAACATTATCTATCGAGACCGGAAACGTATAGCGACGAACCAACACGGACGACTTGTCGTCTCTAAAGGTAACCTATTGTGACGATATCCATAGCGACGACATAAACGATCTATTGCGACGGGGCTACGGAGACGAGAGCTATAGGGACGACATGTTGCCCCGGATACCTATAGGGACGACATTTTAACCTTTAGAGACGACAATTGTCGTCCCTACAAGTCCTGTTTCTTGTAGTGTGGTTAGGTGAACAGCATAATATTCTACACCCTTCCTTCTATAAGTATCTTCATCCTCTTGTTGATTGATTGGTTTTGATGACAAAACCAAAAGTTGACATTCTGATTTCTTCATAAGGATACAGTCATGCACAAAAGCAATGAGGAAAGACTTGTTTGGCCTCTTCAGATCATCAACAGATTTTGGCCTTACATTAGTCAAAGCAATGAGATCTCCAACCACAGGTACATAAGATCCTTGATATCTCTTAAGCATAATGGTGTATAATAAACCTGTGGAGTTTTTCAAACTAACAATCTTGGCAATAGGAGAACGGTTGACTTCTAGTATCTTTGATAGCAAGTCCGCATGTATTTCTTCAAGAAGCGGATAGAAGAAAGACTTGGTATAGTCAGAGACAGATGAAAATGTCTTGGGAATCTCTGTTACCTGTTAAAATAGTGAATGTTCCAGTGGTGGCAAAAGTATAGAAACAATAAGAAATTAATAACAAAAAACAGTGTTGAGGTGGTTTTGGAATAATCTGTGACATTCAATAGTTGGGTTAATTATTAATGCATAAAACAGGATAATTACATTATTTACAATTTTACATATTATCTCCTTTTATCCATTTAATGTAACAAACATTTACCAATTGTATACTACATAtaaaatctaaacatgttatgtTGTTTGGCTACCAGAATCCTTCTCAGTTCTTAATCACTCATCTTTAGATCTTAGTTTGAGAAAAAGTATGGCCTTTCACCGAAAGAGTGTTTAGCTAGTGGCTATATTATTCAAACATAATAACTTAGCATTTTTATAACATATCTAGATATGATGAACGTAAGTGTCAGATTAAAATATGTTTCATGGATTAATGCttgtaaatatgtaaaaaaatgcCCTAAAATGGTCTATATTTAATAACAAGTGGAACTCACCTTTCCATTGTACAGATTTCTGTTAAGAACGTCAGCCAGAGACCAAGAAAACACCGCATCAATCAATTCTTGACCCTTATATATGCCCGTCACCATAATCCTTAGCacttatttgttccttttagattctttaaaatataataataataactggTAATAATAAACAACCACGTAAAAAAGTTGAGTGACTGAGAGAATATTTGAAATCAAGGTCGTTTAACACTTTGGCTGTGAAGTAATGATCATCAGAGTGTGAGGACTTCTTATACAGGAACAAGAATTGAGAAGAGAAACCAAGAAAACAAGTTGATACTAGCTCAATCTAATGAGAAATCCGATTAGACCACGGTTCTTGGTGCTAATTAAGAAATACACATAAAGGAGAAGATTGAATATATACTGAGTAATGAAAAGGCAACAGATTTTTTTCCTTGAATTCTTATAGTCTGTGTTGATCGAAAGAAATTGAACTTTAGagaaggaaatgaaaggtcaaggACTCAGTGAGGTTAATTAAGCCGTTACAGTTCCCAAGAATTACAAATTATCTCTTCCAGCACGTAATTCACTAGATTTTAGCTAGTCTCTTTGTACCAATATCGGTTTTTTCTATTTTTGAGTGGTTTTTGTCGATGCTTTCAGATTTTTTTTAAGGATGCATTAGGAGGTCAACAAGAATAATGGGTATCAGCAGCAACAACTAGCTTTACCGGCGACACGTAACTTTCGCGTTATGTATTGCCGCTAAATATggttgtcgccgctaatgcttaTCGACCTAGATCCGCGTCGAAATATGAGGTGAAACCTTATCCATTGATTTTGTCCCTAATCCAAGGACCGGAAATCGATAACGTACGTACCAATAGCGGCGACACCAATAGTGGTGACGGTGTCGCCactaatactcaaatattttgaCCGCCAAAGTTTCCCCCCAAATTTGTCGCCGATAATACTCAAAAATTTTGACCATcaaaatccccccccccccccccccaaggtgTCACCGCTGATACTCTATCTGTCGCCGCAAATTCCCATTGCATATATAACCCCCCTTCAGCTCATTCTTCCCTCTTCTGTAAACTCATTTCTCTTTGTCACGATTCCAGTAACAACTCcttcttttctatttttttattcattATCTTCTCCCCATGTGACATACTCATTGGTGGTCAGCTTGTTttaggtggtgtttgttttttctcTACAGATCTGCGTGGTCTCTTCTGTCTGGGCGGCGCAGACTTAGAGGTTTGAAGTACGTTTATTTTTCTGAAGTGTGTAGACATAAAAACGTCTGCGCAAGGTCTTCACCACACAGACTTGGGCCAACCTCTTCTAAGGTCTGCGAAGTGATTTTAACATAAGAAAAACATGTCTCTTCTTTTTTTCCGCCTCCATCGTCAAAACTTTCCACCCGTTCCAAACACTCCAGCCGACAGACCACTGTCGAACACTGTATCTTCAATCCATTGTCGTCCATCACCGCCGATTAGCACCGCCCGTTGCCGCCATCCTCTCATGCGACTTCTCCGACCAGCGACCTCCGTTCCAGGCCATCAGCGAACAGCAACAGGTttgtttccttttcgtttttttttttcagttcaaCCATGAAATTGAGGATCAATCTTACTGGAAAACTTTGTAATGCACTAAAATTCTTGTTTTTGATattgaaaatccaaaaatattgaaGAAAAGATATATTTTCTTGCTTCAAGTTAGTGCTTCAAATTTTGGGATTGTTGTTAATTGTTGTTAAATGTTGCTGAAAATTTTAGTGCTTTAAATTATTGTTAAATGTTGTTAAATGTTTCAAATTGCTTCAATTTGTTGTTAAATGTTGATGAAATTGTTATTtgctgaaaataatattttttactgAAATTGCTGTTAAAATGTGTTGAATGTACTAAAAATTGTTCTAAATTGTTGAACTAGGAGGTTGAAAATGCTTATTATTGTTTCAAATTGTTGTTGAATGTGCTTAAAATTGTTGTTGAATGTGCTTAAAATTGTTATTGAATGTGTTGAAAATTGTTGTTTGGTATTGGAAATATGAAACAATGATGTTAGTTGTTGATTGGTTATTGTTATTTGGTTTTGAAAATACTCTTTACTGTTTTAAAtcgttatttttttttgttggaatGTGTATGATATGCAATACCTTATGAAATCAAATTTGTCAATTTGTGAATGCTACAATACCTTATGCAA containing:
- the LOC111915960 gene encoding uncharacterized protein LOC111915960, with the translated sequence MVTGIYKGQELIDAVFSWSLADVLNRNLYNGKVSSTYYSKTTSTLFFVTEIPKTFSSVSDYTKSFFYPLLEEIHADLLSKILEVNRSPIAKIVSLKNSTGLLYTIMLKRYQGSYVPVVGDLIALTNVRPKSVDDLKRPNKSFLIAFVHDCILMKKSECQLLVLSSKPINQQEDEDTYRRKGVEYYAVHLTTLQETGLVGTTIVVSKEANLFSLSDIASKLGLKELKHVDLQFGSFNIGIGSCILLLRFCSLRICSFTIESKNRLDISDLAIQFGCATILELPAKVVLLNLLKEDDLEKILINQPLNNVHIKNRMIEEDCAECSIDTTRDMTLSKMREALKSFQLNSSQEAAVLSCIATRECSHQKTLSLIWGPPGTGKTNTIGWLLFMLLSMKCRTLTCAPTNIAVVGVTKRVLSLVKDSLPFGTYGLGDIVLFGGERMKIDDCKDLSNVFLEFRVKILADSLREWKDISEWMISFLEDPQKKYHFCSTEKQNVMPFEQFVMKEFSFYGNRLISCIESLYTHMPTSVISAEAAKQMNVLVHSLKVLEELMTQTVICEDLNRLYDSSTGVIVSLDRCIMSCLEILVYLRSTLRFPKFEKDYKIKKFCLANACLVFSTASSSINLSYGRTKPLEFLVIDEAAQLKECESLIPLQLRGLKHVILVGDERQLPATVQSKISEEAGFGRSLFERLVSLGHKKHLLNVQYRMHPSISQFPNREFYDKQIFDGVNVKSSGYGKRFLQGSIYGSYSFINVSSGREEFDKSHSMRNLMEAAIVAEIISNLYKESVSRKQRVSVGCISPYKAQVNAIQDKLGNKYMDSEDYFSVNVQSIDGFQGSEEDVIIISTVRCNSRASVGFLSDHRRTNVALTRARYCLWILGNGSTLMNSGSIWKYIVVNAKDRGRFYNASEDKNLAQAAMFALVELRQFNNLFHKDSFLFNGVKWQEVVTLLVQLLSGWRKDGNHKVNIPGTCMHNLESYNVTPDLCLIWAVDIVVQNSLCIQVIKIWDVLPATKIEQLAKILMEKVYGNYTVNMMNRCMEKHVDGKLMLPITWPMNSDSDLSWSFKNNLDATRATSVWNSRYKRMKGT